The Citrifermentans bemidjiense Bem genome window below encodes:
- a CDS encoding AtpZ/AtpI family protein — MDEDKKDLLKTLGMVSTMGISFAVAIIIGVFAGLKLDEWFGTKPWFFYIFLFFGIAAGFRNIFILAGKELRDDRDETKRK; from the coding sequence ATGGATGAGGACAAGAAGGACCTGCTGAAAACGCTCGGGATGGTCTCCACGATGGGAATTTCCTTCGCGGTAGCCATCATCATCGGCGTGTTCGCCGGACTGAAGCTGGACGAGTGGTTCGGGACCAAGCCCTGGTTTTTCTACATTTTCCTTTTCTTCGGTATTGCGGCAGGTTTCCGCAACATTTTCATACTAGCGGGAAAAGAACTGCGCGATGACCGGGACGAGACTAAACGAAAGTAA
- the hemL gene encoding glutamate-1-semialdehyde 2,1-aminomutase has product MQNSRSTKLFQQALQSIPGGVNSPVRAFRSVGSDPLFIKKAAGPRIYDEDGNAFIDYVGSWGPMILGHCHPQVVSAIKAAVDNGASFGAPTELEITLAEMVIDAVPSIEMVRMVSSGTEATMSAIRLARGYTGRDNILKFSGCYHGHSDSLLVKAGSGAATFGVPDSPGVPADLAKHTLTATYNDLDSVRALVAANKGSIACIIVEPVAGNMGTVPPKEGFLEGLRSICSEEGIVLIFDEVMSGFRVAYGGVQELYGVTPDMTTLGKIIGGGLPVGAFGGKKEIMSLLSPAGGVYQAGTLSGNPLAMTAGIETLKLLKQPGFYQKLEEKSAFVAEGIAKAAKDAGFPIYSTRVGSMFCAFFSKDPVYDWDSAAKCDTKAFAAYFKAMLNEGIYLAPSQFETAFVGISHSTEDLEQTIAAAAKCFKAL; this is encoded by the coding sequence ATGCAAAACAGCCGCTCGACCAAACTCTTTCAGCAGGCGCTTCAGTCCATCCCCGGCGGCGTCAACAGCCCGGTGCGCGCCTTCAGGTCCGTTGGCTCCGATCCGCTCTTCATCAAAAAGGCCGCAGGCCCCCGCATCTACGATGAAGACGGCAACGCCTTCATCGACTACGTCGGGTCCTGGGGACCGATGATCCTTGGGCACTGTCACCCGCAGGTGGTTTCCGCCATCAAGGCCGCCGTCGACAACGGCGCCAGCTTCGGCGCGCCGACCGAGCTCGAGATCACCCTGGCCGAGATGGTGATCGACGCGGTTCCCTCCATCGAGATGGTGCGCATGGTGAGCTCCGGTACCGAGGCGACCATGAGCGCCATCCGGCTCGCCCGCGGCTACACCGGCCGCGACAACATCCTTAAGTTCTCCGGCTGCTACCACGGCCACTCCGACTCGCTTTTGGTCAAAGCCGGATCCGGCGCCGCCACCTTCGGCGTGCCCGACTCCCCCGGCGTCCCCGCCGACCTCGCCAAGCACACGCTGACCGCGACCTACAACGACCTGGACTCGGTCCGGGCGCTGGTAGCGGCCAACAAGGGAAGCATCGCCTGCATCATCGTGGAGCCTGTGGCTGGCAACATGGGGACCGTCCCCCCCAAGGAAGGATTCCTGGAGGGGCTTAGGAGCATATGCAGCGAGGAAGGAATCGTGCTGATCTTCGACGAGGTGATGTCCGGCTTCAGGGTTGCCTACGGCGGCGTTCAGGAACTCTACGGCGTGACCCCCGACATGACCACGCTGGGCAAGATCATCGGCGGTGGTCTGCCGGTGGGGGCGTTCGGCGGAAAAAAAGAAATCATGTCGCTTCTTTCACCGGCAGGGGGAGTGTATCAGGCCGGGACCCTTTCTGGCAACCCCCTGGCCATGACCGCCGGCATCGAGACCTTGAAGCTCCTCAAGCAGCCCGGTTTCTACCAGAAGCTGGAAGAAAAAAGCGCCTTCGTGGCGGAGGGGATCGCTAAGGCCGCCAAGGACGCCGGCTTCCCGATCTACTCCACCCGGGTAGGCTCCATGTTCTGCGCCTTTTTCTCCAAAGATCCGGTCTACGACTGGGACAGCGCCGCCAAGTGCGACACCAAGGCCTTCGCCGCCTACTTCAAGGCGATGCTGAATGAAGGTATTTACCTCGCGCCTTCGCAATTTGAGACGGCTTTCGTCGGCATCTCCCACAGCACCGAGGACCTGGAGCAGACCATCGCAGCCGCCGCCAAGTGCTTCAAGGCGCTGTAG
- a CDS encoding NADH-quinone oxidoreductase subunit B, with the protein MGVDQPLGENIITTSLDSLVNWARKSSIWPMTFGLACCAIEMMATGAAKHDLDRFGIIFRASPRQADCIIIAGTVTKKMLPVIKTVYEQMPEPKWVVAMGACACSGGVFDTYSVVQGIDEALPVDVYIPGCPPRPEALLYGLLKLQDKIANERNSFGSSIGLGERLEPAA; encoded by the coding sequence ATGGGAGTAGATCAGCCGCTTGGCGAAAACATCATCACGACTTCCCTCGACAGCCTGGTCAACTGGGCCAGGAAGTCCTCCATCTGGCCGATGACCTTTGGTCTTGCCTGCTGCGCGATCGAGATGATGGCGACCGGTGCGGCCAAGCATGACCTGGACCGTTTCGGTATCATCTTCCGCGCCTCACCCCGCCAGGCAGACTGCATCATCATCGCCGGCACGGTGACCAAGAAGATGCTTCCGGTCATCAAGACCGTGTATGAGCAGATGCCCGAACCGAAGTGGGTGGTCGCCATGGGCGCCTGCGCCTGCTCCGGCGGCGTCTTCGACACCTACTCCGTCGTGCAGGGTATCGACGAGGCGCTTCCGGTCGATGTCTACATCCCGGGCTGCCCGCCGCGTCCGGAGGCACTCCTTTACGGCCTTCTGAAGCTCCAGGATAAGATCGCCAACGAGCGCAACTCTTTCGGCTCTTCCATCGGCTTGGGCGAAAGACTCGAACCGGCTGCTTAA
- the atpE gene encoding ATP synthase F0 subunit C, whose product MEFFTMCVLAAGIGMALGTLGTGIGQGLAVKSAVEGTSRNPGASGKILTTMMIGLAMIESLAIYALVVCLIILFANPYKDIALELAKSVAK is encoded by the coding sequence ATGGAATTCTTTACTATGTGTGTACTCGCAGCAGGCATCGGCATGGCTCTCGGCACCCTCGGCACCGGCATCGGTCAGGGTCTCGCAGTTAAGAGCGCAGTTGAAGGCACCTCCCGTAACCCCGGTGCATCCGGCAAGATCCTCACCACCATGATGATCGGTCTGGCGATGATCGAGTCCCTCGCTATCTACGCCCTGGTTGTCTGCCTCATCATCCTCTTCGCTAACCCCTACAAGGACATCGCCCTCGAACTGGCGAAATCCGTAGCGAAGTAA
- a CDS encoding NADH-quinone oxidoreductase subunit C, which produces MAENNRAVVKLKERFANALLDCTEYRGEVTVTVKKENILEVLKCLRDDLRYNFLTDVTAVDYLGQDPRFMVVYHLMSIPNKDRIRVKAPLTEADCSIDSATALWNSADWVEREAYDMFGIDFKNHPNLVRILMTDDWVGHPLRKDYPLQGPDREPYKGRLS; this is translated from the coding sequence ATGGCAGAAAATAATCGCGCTGTAGTGAAACTGAAAGAGCGTTTCGCAAATGCCCTCCTCGACTGCACGGAATATCGAGGCGAGGTGACGGTCACCGTGAAGAAAGAGAACATCCTCGAGGTGCTCAAGTGCCTTAGGGACGACCTCCGCTACAACTTCCTGACCGACGTCACCGCCGTCGACTACCTGGGCCAGGACCCGCGTTTCATGGTGGTCTACCACCTCATGTCGATCCCGAACAAGGACCGCATCAGGGTGAAGGCGCCGCTGACCGAGGCTGACTGCTCCATAGACTCCGCCACCGCGCTCTGGAACTCCGCGGACTGGGTCGAGCGCGAGGCCTACGACATGTTCGGCATCGACTTCAAGAACCACCCGAATCTGGTGCGCATTCTGATGACCGACGACTGGGTGGGGCATCCCCTCAGGAAGGACTACCCGCTGCAGGGACCGGACCGCGAACCGTACAAGGGTCGGCTGTCTTAG
- the atpB gene encoding F0F1 ATP synthase subunit A, with protein MVHPYLFLNFFRELLHPLGFSEAGADAVVYTWLIMIGLVVLSIAATKRLQAVPSGLQNFMEVIVGGIENMLVETMGEHGKPFFPLVATLALFILVSNLIGLVPGFFPPTANINTTAACAVVVFVTTHIVGVKHHGAGYIKHFLGPIAWLAPMMFFIEVIGHLSRVISLTLRLFGNMNGHELVLIIFFGLAPFIVPLPMMLMGVLVSFIQAFVFMLLAMIYIQGSLEHAH; from the coding sequence ATGGTTCATCCGTATCTATTCCTCAATTTTTTCCGCGAGTTGCTTCATCCCCTCGGTTTCTCCGAGGCTGGAGCCGACGCCGTCGTTTATACCTGGCTGATCATGATCGGCTTGGTGGTCCTCTCCATCGCAGCCACCAAGCGGCTGCAGGCCGTTCCGTCCGGTCTCCAGAACTTCATGGAAGTCATCGTCGGGGGCATTGAGAACATGCTGGTGGAAACCATGGGCGAGCACGGCAAGCCGTTCTTCCCGCTGGTCGCAACCCTGGCGCTCTTCATCCTGGTGTCGAACCTGATCGGCCTGGTCCCCGGCTTCTTCCCGCCGACCGCCAACATCAACACCACTGCTGCCTGCGCGGTCGTCGTGTTCGTCACCACCCACATCGTCGGTGTCAAGCACCACGGCGCCGGCTACATCAAGCATTTCCTGGGCCCCATCGCCTGGCTCGCGCCGATGATGTTCTTCATCGAGGTGATCGGTCACCTGAGCCGCGTGATCTCCCTGACGCTGCGTCTCTTCGGTAACATGAACGGCCACGAGCTGGTCCTGATCATCTTCTTCGGCCTGGCTCCGTTCATAGTGCCCCTGCCGATGATGCTAATGGGCGTCCTGGTCTCCTTCATCCAGGCCTTCGTGTTCATGCTGCTGGCGATGATCTACATCCAGGGCTCGCTGGAGCACGCGCACTAA
- a CDS encoding ATP synthase subunit I: MTGTRLNESNLFAWLVGGSLVVSAVAGAGCALLISGKFGGSLFIGGVLATANFLWMRRGVEAALQLQPRNASRFAVLRYLLRLAVMAVVLYLLIVRLGVDIFGLLIGLSVLVLNITVFSIYLSTRKGG, translated from the coding sequence ATGACCGGGACGAGACTAAACGAAAGTAACCTCTTCGCCTGGCTGGTCGGGGGAAGCCTTGTGGTGAGCGCCGTTGCAGGTGCTGGCTGCGCGCTTTTAATCTCCGGCAAGTTCGGCGGTTCCCTCTTCATCGGGGGGGTGCTCGCCACGGCCAACTTCCTCTGGATGAGAAGAGGGGTGGAAGCGGCGCTTCAGCTGCAACCCAGGAATGCCTCGCGCTTCGCTGTGCTGCGCTATCTGCTGAGACTGGCCGTGATGGCGGTCGTGCTGTATCTGCTGATCGTTCGGCTCGGGGTCGACATCTTCGGCCTGCTGATCGGACTGTCAGTCCTGGTCCTGAACATAACGGTATTTTCAATATATTTGTCCACCCGTAAAGGAGGCTAG
- the nuoD gene encoding NADH dehydrogenase (quinone) subunit D, with translation MASEIMTLNMGPQHPSTHGVLRLVVELDGEVIQKITPHIGYLHRGIEKLSEHRTYHQALPLTDRMDYLAPMHNNLGYVLAVEKLLGIEVPERAETIRVIMAELTRLKSHLVWIACHALDIGAMTVFIYAFREREKIMELYEMVSGARMTSNYFRVGGLSRDLPAGFESAVQEILDTFPGHFDTYEGLLTKNTIWLQRTIGNGVISADDAIDFGISGPALRGSGVDFDLRRDLPYSGYEKYDFKVPVGENCDTFDRYKVRLVEMREAVKIIDQAMKRLKPGPILADAPQVCYPPKESVYNSIEGLIHHFKIASEGFPVPEGEVYQGVENPKGELGYYMVSDGGSKPYRMRVRPPSFVNLGAIEKMAKGSMIADLVAVIGTLDIVLGEIDR, from the coding sequence ATGGCTAGCGAAATAATGACACTGAACATGGGGCCCCAGCACCCCAGTACCCACGGCGTTCTCAGGCTCGTAGTAGAGCTGGACGGCGAGGTGATACAGAAGATTACTCCCCACATCGGCTACCTGCACCGGGGCATCGAGAAGCTCTCCGAGCACCGCACCTACCACCAGGCGCTGCCGCTTACGGACCGCATGGACTACCTGGCCCCTATGCACAACAACCTGGGGTACGTGTTGGCCGTGGAGAAGCTCCTCGGCATCGAGGTTCCCGAGCGGGCTGAGACCATCCGCGTCATCATGGCGGAGCTTACCCGTCTGAAGAGCCACCTGGTCTGGATCGCCTGCCACGCCCTCGACATCGGCGCCATGACCGTCTTCATCTACGCCTTCCGCGAGCGCGAGAAGATCATGGAGCTGTACGAGATGGTCTCCGGCGCCAGGATGACCTCGAACTACTTCCGCGTAGGCGGGCTCTCCCGCGACCTCCCGGCCGGCTTCGAGAGCGCGGTCCAGGAGATCCTGGACACCTTCCCGGGTCACTTCGACACCTACGAAGGGCTCCTTACCAAGAACACCATCTGGCTGCAGAGGACCATCGGCAACGGTGTCATCTCCGCAGACGACGCCATCGACTTCGGCATCTCCGGCCCGGCCCTCAGGGGCTCCGGCGTCGATTTCGACCTCAGGCGCGACCTCCCCTACTCCGGCTACGAGAAGTACGACTTCAAGGTGCCGGTCGGCGAGAACTGCGACACCTTCGACCGCTATAAGGTCCGCCTGGTGGAGATGCGTGAGGCAGTGAAGATCATTGACCAGGCCATGAAGCGCCTGAAGCCCGGTCCGATCCTGGCCGATGCGCCGCAGGTCTGCTACCCGCCGAAAGAGAGCGTCTACAACTCCATCGAGGGACTGATCCACCACTTCAAGATCGCTTCAGAAGGCTTCCCCGTTCCTGAAGGGGAGGTTTACCAGGGGGTCGAAAACCCGAAAGGGGAACTCGGCTACTACATGGTTTCCGACGGCGGCTCCAAGCCGTACCGCATGAGGGTGCGTCCCCCCTCATTCGTAAACCTGGGCGCCATCGAGAAGATGGCCAAAGGTTCGATGATCGCTGACCTTGTGGCTGTGATCGGAACGCTCGACATCGTTCTTGGCGAAATAGACCGGTAA
- a CDS encoding GspE/PulE/PilB domain-containing protein produces MSARLGEMLLKVGTLTEDQLEQVLNAQSIYGGRLGTNLVEMGFVEEEELAHVLSEQLGVPCAHPSELGSIPESLLKMFPLELVQRYRVLPLALDGKRLTVAMTNPSDFKALEDIAFVTGMVIIPRVCSELRLSIALERIFGVKRPMRYIPVEGGARSCFAATLAQRGSADPAWDGGASRHSSERVSLEDMSERLAKALGESEVVQAILSYLAGEFDRGAFLRLKGGCAHGVQAVDAGAPVKGFPFFAAAVAEMRQVKRVVEERRLFLGELGQDQGDGLLLGAMGGTAPGAALLVPVALGGHVVGVICASDQRGRLGGGVFELQRVAVMAELSFEMLSLRKRIMIG; encoded by the coding sequence ATGTCGGCACGGCTTGGCGAGATGTTGCTGAAGGTTGGAACCCTGACCGAGGACCAACTGGAGCAGGTGCTTAACGCGCAGTCCATCTATGGCGGCAGGCTCGGGACTAATCTCGTGGAGATGGGGTTCGTCGAAGAGGAAGAATTGGCGCACGTATTGAGCGAGCAGCTTGGCGTACCCTGCGCCCACCCCTCCGAACTCGGCTCCATTCCGGAATCCCTATTGAAGATGTTCCCGCTGGAGCTGGTGCAGCGCTACCGCGTACTCCCCCTCGCATTGGACGGCAAGCGGCTCACCGTGGCCATGACGAACCCATCGGATTTCAAGGCGCTCGAAGACATCGCTTTTGTTACCGGGATGGTCATCATCCCAAGGGTCTGCTCCGAACTACGGCTAAGCATCGCACTGGAGCGTATCTTCGGGGTGAAGCGCCCCATGCGCTACATCCCTGTGGAGGGAGGTGCTAGGAGCTGCTTCGCCGCCACCCTCGCTCAGAGGGGGAGCGCGGACCCCGCCTGGGATGGCGGCGCTTCTCGCCATTCTTCTGAGCGGGTCAGCCTGGAGGATATGTCCGAACGGCTGGCAAAAGCCCTCGGAGAGTCCGAGGTCGTTCAGGCGATACTGTCCTATTTGGCAGGTGAATTTGACCGGGGTGCCTTCCTGAGGCTGAAAGGGGGGTGCGCGCACGGGGTCCAGGCAGTTGATGCCGGCGCACCCGTGAAAGGCTTCCCGTTTTTTGCCGCTGCGGTGGCGGAAATGAGGCAGGTGAAACGGGTGGTGGAGGAAAGGCGACTCTTTTTAGGGGAGCTAGGGCAGGACCAGGGCGATGGGCTGTTGCTAGGTGCGATGGGGGGTACGGCGCCCGGGGCGGCGCTGCTGGTGCCTGTGGCGCTTGGCGGGCATGTGGTGGGGGTTATCTGCGCCAGCGATCAGAGGGGGAGGCTCGGCGGTGGGGTCTTCGAGCTGCAGCGGGTGGCGGTGATGGCAGAGTTGAGCTTCGAGATGCTGTCACTCAGGAAAAGGATCATGATTGGGTGA
- the nuoE gene encoding NADH-quinone oxidoreductase subunit NuoE — protein sequence MSNAPAEEIPAEEIDLAEANHIIDKYLTLPGNLMPVLQGIQDSYGYIPRPTIDLVAERLNVYPSQIYGVLTFYAQFHLKPRGRYIIRVCVGTACHVQGAERITETFFGRLGIGHAETSADLRYTFEKVACLGACGMAPLAMVNDDTYGKMTVQKVDEIIETYNQRPMTK from the coding sequence ATGTCTAACGCTCCAGCCGAAGAAATTCCGGCCGAAGAAATCGATCTGGCCGAGGCCAATCATATCATCGACAAGTACCTGACCCTGCCGGGTAACCTCATGCCGGTTCTGCAGGGGATCCAGGATTCCTACGGGTACATCCCCAGACCGACCATCGACCTGGTGGCGGAGAGGCTGAACGTCTACCCGAGCCAGATCTATGGCGTGCTGACCTTCTACGCGCAGTTCCACCTGAAGCCGCGCGGCAGGTACATCATCAGGGTCTGCGTAGGTACCGCCTGCCACGTACAGGGGGCCGAGCGTATCACCGAGACCTTCTTCGGCAGGCTCGGCATTGGTCACGCTGAAACCTCCGCGGACCTCCGCTACACCTTCGAGAAGGTCGCTTGCCTGGGCGCCTGCGGCATGGCCCCTCTGGCCATGGTCAACGACGACACCTACGGCAAGATGACGGTCCAGAAGGTGGACGAGATTATTGAAACCTACAACCAGCGGCCAATGACCAAGTAG
- a CDS encoding NADH-quinone oxidoreductase subunit A, translated as MLGAYLPILVLVVIAVLFGLGSVIFSSLIGQKKPSTVKLAPYECGCEPVGSARERFSIKFYLIAMLFILFDIEAVFLYPWAVLFKRLGMFGLIEMGVFIVILFVGYVYVWKKGALEWE; from the coding sequence ATGCTTGGTGCTTATCTGCCAATCTTGGTGCTGGTTGTCATAGCGGTGTTGTTCGGCCTGGGCTCGGTGATTTTCTCCAGCCTCATCGGCCAGAAGAAACCGTCCACCGTGAAGCTTGCACCTTACGAGTGCGGTTGCGAGCCTGTCGGCAGCGCAAGGGAGCGTTTCTCGATCAAGTTCTACCTGATCGCGATGCTCTTCATCCTGTTCGACATCGAGGCGGTCTTCCTGTACCCCTGGGCAGTCCTCTTCAAGAGGCTCGGCATGTTCGGCCTCATCGAGATGGGAGTCTTCATAGTCATCCTCTTTGTAGGGTACGTATACGTTTGGAAAAAAGGAGCACTGGAATGGGAGTAG